From a region of the Phycisphaerae bacterium genome:
- a CDS encoding PDGLE domain-containing protein has product SAADRAKLPPEFACFGARRLYSAVFISTLIGMVSGAAMVPVQAALSGVAAVPFSKFLSVMVGLHLLVALGEAIITFLVVGYLAKVRPQSLGKVAERLVSAGAGLSNRAVVASIAVVALLLGAVVSHLASGWADALESVTAHEEAGDAALVKHDADPLMVKVSEWQARTAPLPDYTLRDAQSAAWTSVSGVVGTVVTLLIVWVIGVSLHRNRKKPAASANPPT; this is encoded by the coding sequence GATCGGCCGCCGATCGCGCAAAACTGCCACCGGAGTTCGCTTGTTTTGGGGCTAGACGCCTGTACTCCGCGGTTTTCATCAGCACGTTGATCGGGATGGTCTCAGGGGCGGCCATGGTGCCGGTGCAGGCCGCCCTGAGCGGCGTCGCAGCGGTGCCGTTCAGTAAGTTCCTCTCCGTCATGGTTGGATTGCATCTGCTCGTGGCTCTCGGCGAGGCGATCATCACTTTCCTGGTCGTCGGTTATCTGGCCAAGGTGCGGCCACAGTCGCTGGGTAAGGTGGCAGAAAGGCTTGTCTCGGCCGGGGCAGGGCTGAGCAACCGGGCGGTGGTTGCCTCCATCGCGGTCGTGGCCCTGTTGCTCGGGGCGGTCGTGTCGCATTTGGCGAGCGGGTGGGCCGATGCGCTGGAATCAGTGACCGCCCACGAGGAGGCCGGCGATGCCGCGCTGGTCAAACACGATGCCGACCCGCTCATGGTCAAGGTCAGCGAATGGCAGGCTCGGACCGCTCCGCTGCCGGACTACACACTCAGGGATGCCCAATCAGCCGCGTGGACCAGCGTCAGCGGCGTGGTCGGCACCGTTGTGACGTTGTTGATCGTCTGGGTGATCGGCGTATCATTGCATCGGAATCGCAAGAAGCCGGCCGCGAGTGCGAACCCACCGACTTGA
- the cbiQ gene encoding cobalt ECF transporter T component CbiQ, producing MHHHYIDHFAYGDSPIHRLDPRAKILAVVAYSAALISLSRYQLPSPGYLILPVVLLWWSGTPLWFVVKHTLMVSPFIVCLVAFSPVFDRTQVPSPFGPGTITGGWLTAATVLIRFVLGMFSLIALASTTRFPELLKGLEGLGVPKVLVTQLRFLYRYLFLLVDQAMHLRQARAARDAGLGPMKWRWQSAAGLVGILFIRTLEQAERTHLAMIARGYDGAIRLLRGLRWKPHDTLFLTGTAIYLFLLRWGGHLGEWLRG from the coding sequence ATGCACCATCACTATATCGATCATTTCGCCTACGGTGACTCGCCGATCCATCGGCTCGATCCACGTGCGAAGATCCTGGCGGTCGTGGCGTACAGCGCGGCGCTCATATCTCTTAGCCGCTACCAGTTGCCCTCGCCGGGGTATCTGATCCTGCCGGTCGTGCTGCTGTGGTGGAGCGGCACGCCACTATGGTTCGTCGTTAAGCACACTCTGATGGTGTCGCCGTTCATCGTCTGCCTGGTAGCCTTTTCACCGGTTTTCGACAGAACACAAGTACCTTCACCCTTCGGGCCAGGAACTATTACCGGCGGGTGGCTGACAGCCGCAACCGTCCTGATTCGCTTTGTGCTCGGGATGTTTTCTCTGATTGCTCTGGCCAGCACCACGCGCTTCCCCGAATTGCTGAAGGGCCTCGAAGGCCTCGGGGTGCCGAAGGTGCTGGTGACACAATTGCGTTTCTTATATCGGTACCTGTTCCTGCTGGTCGACCAAGCCATGCACCTGCGACAGGCCCGGGCCGCGCGCGACGCCGGGCTCGGACCGATGAAATGGCGATGGCAAAGCGCTGCGGGGCTGGTCGGCATCCTGTTCATCCGCACACTGGAGCAGGCCGAGCGAACGCATCTGGCGATGATCGCCCGTGGCTACGACGGAGCAATTCGTCTGCTCCGGGGGCTCCGGTGGAAACCGCACGATACGCTCTTTCTTACGGGAACGGCCATTTATCTGTTCCTGTTGCGATGGGGCGGGCACCTGGGAGAATGGCTGCGTGGTTGA
- a CDS encoding ABC transporter ATP-binding protein: MVEPLLQIAGLTYAYPDGTQALRGVDLAVSAGEKVGLVGQNGSGKSTLLMCISGLYTGQGCIHCEGSELTGSRLRETRRHVGLVFQSPDDQLFMPTLADDLAFGPVNLGLDAHEVGRRVEEVAAQMGLSELLDRPPHHLSMGQKRNAAIASVLVMRPALLLMDEPSSNLDPRSRRRLIEVLKSLHATMLIASHDLALVGTVCSRVALIDEGRIVADGPAAEILGNGELMDRHGLEIWRPAK, encoded by the coding sequence GTGGTTGAACCGCTACTGCAAATCGCCGGATTGACCTACGCCTACCCCGACGGTACACAGGCACTGCGCGGGGTTGACCTGGCCGTCAGCGCCGGCGAGAAGGTCGGGCTGGTGGGCCAGAACGGATCGGGCAAAAGCACGCTGCTCATGTGCATCAGCGGGCTTTACACCGGCCAAGGCTGTATTCACTGCGAGGGTTCCGAGTTGACCGGCTCCCGGCTTCGCGAGACGCGGAGGCACGTCGGACTGGTCTTCCAGAGTCCCGACGATCAGCTCTTCATGCCCACGTTGGCCGACGACTTGGCGTTCGGTCCGGTCAATCTGGGACTCGACGCCCACGAGGTCGGCCGACGCGTCGAAGAGGTCGCGGCGCAGATGGGGCTGTCCGAGCTTCTCGACCGTCCGCCACACCATCTGTCGATGGGTCAGAAACGTAATGCGGCAATCGCGTCGGTCCTGGTGATGCGCCCGGCTCTGCTGCTGATGGATGAGCCCTCGAGCAATCTCGACCCCCGTTCGCGAAGGCGGCTTATCGAAGTGTTGAAAAGCCTCCATGCGACGATGCTCATCGCGTCGCACGATCTGGCGCTGGTTGGCACGGTGTGCTCGCGCGTGGCGCTGATTGACGAGGGACGAATTGTAGCCGACGGCCCGGCCGCCGAGATCCTGGGCAACGGCGAGCTGATGGACCGGCACGGCCTAGAGATTTGGCGGCCGGCGAAATGA
- a CDS encoding SIS domain-containing protein: MDIQQRITEIMKREAEAILAVRVTPEFEKAVLVLRDCKGKVLTTGMGKAGHIAHKFAATLCSTGTPAAFLHPGEAAHGDLGLVGQDDCIVALSTSGKTNEIIEMLELGRHLGLATIIGITSHPDSRLRDLSDVILDMGIIKEACPLGLTPSASIAVMLAITDALALTLMELKGITRHDYGLRHHGGYLGRKARTDNV; this comes from the coding sequence ATGGACATCCAACAACGTATCACCGAGATCATGAAGCGGGAGGCCGAGGCCATCCTGGCCGTGCGGGTTACGCCGGAGTTTGAAAAGGCCGTGCTTGTCCTCCGTGACTGCAAGGGTAAGGTGCTGACCACCGGCATGGGCAAGGCCGGGCACATCGCACACAAATTCGCGGCCACGCTCTGCTCGACGGGTACGCCCGCCGCTTTCCTTCATCCCGGCGAGGCGGCCCACGGCGACCTGGGGCTGGTCGGCCAGGATGATTGCATCGTTGCCCTTTCCACCAGCGGCAAAACGAACGAAATCATTGAGATGCTCGAACTCGGCCGTCATCTCGGCCTGGCGACGATCATCGGCATCACCTCGCACCCGGACTCGCGACTGCGCGATTTGAGCGACGTCATTCTGGACATGGGCATCATCAAGGAGGCCTGTCCGCTCGGACTGACCCCCTCGGCCAGCATCGCCGTCATGCTGGCCATCACCGATGCCTTGGCCCTGACGCTCATGGAACTCAAGGGTATCACCAGGCACGACTACGGCTTGCGTCACCACGGCGGCTATCTCGGCCGCAAGGCGCGGACGGATAATGTGTGA
- a CDS encoding glycosyl hydrolase has product MGFRSPSIDYRPAPFWSWNDDLIEDELRWQIQQFKAAGFGGFFMHSRVGLETEYLSDEWFAKIGACIDEARRIGMLAWLYDEDKWASGFAGGWLNRRFPETRGVGLAATAIQKGELDKALAAPDTLAVFAIDKDERGTVCSSRRLKTGDVPTNGEMIWCYYARPFANDNWFNGETYLDILNPQAVKHFLDITIDGYHKRFRNDFGRTVPGIFTDEPNFYPWVGADLTAMPWTAGMADLFKRRFGYDLLDQLDALAFRRPGFQKVRHDYHRFLTERFVESFAKPYGEFCDRLGLKLTGHWLWEDSLRSQVMHIGAAMPHYEYEQVPGIDHLRRNIEDPLTLKQVASVAHQFGRDQVLCEIFGVSGQDFSFEDAKWIGDFHLALGVNYFCPHLTLYSFTGDRKRDYPPTFSYHQPYWDRMSLINDYFTRAGWVTRQGEFQTKILVLHPIASAWAFVSRFDDCPEVDFYHQELISLQSGLLGRHLDYDYGDEMILARHGRVEGRNLRVASHGVYEVVLVPPSLTWTSETVTLLEELLAAGGRVVFVGQLPTAIDGEPRGDRWAPLHGHPNARRVPNETQAVAEVLEEMGLREISVTGTDGREIESILCHHRRSGDKNIYFICNTSRQTAYETRITVNAGGSALCCDMVSGDMRPIPAHVSEGRLILTHRFEPVGSLAIMVDPQQSLVGRMADHRETAREILQGDWSFARTHPNTLVLDTCRWAINDGPLSEPSPVWKVRRAAFDAAGLQEYRGIQPWVLRQKGIVPGKTAKVEMRFAFKSEIDQPNASLVVELAEDFHIRLNGHEIPADRSQWQWDKKFRKIPVGSQIHKGANDLLLTAVYRPGVEIEDIFIVGDFATRQVGENSYVIVPEPDRLTIGDWGPQGYHFYSGNMVYRRSIRCARRLGQRTVLRLNQPAGTLFEVRVNNQTAGLLGWQPWELDITEFLGSENNDLEIIVYGSLRNTFGPLHNRQYLEKGNNWWIGPEAFADEANWTDRYVFTPYGLLGGAELITFE; this is encoded by the coding sequence ATGGGATTCCGTTCGCCGTCGATTGATTATCGTCCTGCTCCATTCTGGTCCTGGAACGACGATTTGATCGAAGATGAGTTGCGATGGCAGATTCAACAATTCAAGGCCGCCGGCTTCGGCGGATTCTTCATGCACTCGCGTGTCGGCCTGGAAACCGAGTACCTGTCCGACGAATGGTTCGCCAAGATCGGTGCTTGCATCGATGAGGCCCGCCGAATCGGCATGCTGGCATGGTTGTATGATGAGGACAAGTGGGCGAGCGGCTTCGCGGGCGGCTGGCTCAATCGCAGGTTTCCTGAGACGCGCGGCGTCGGACTGGCGGCCACGGCCATCCAGAAAGGCGAGTTGGACAAAGCCTTGGCGGCGCCCGACACTCTCGCCGTATTTGCCATCGACAAGGATGAACGGGGGACGGTCTGCTCCTCCCGCCGACTCAAAACCGGCGATGTACCCACCAACGGCGAGATGATCTGGTGCTACTATGCCCGACCATTCGCCAATGACAATTGGTTCAACGGAGAGACTTACCTTGACATCCTGAACCCGCAGGCCGTAAAGCACTTCCTCGATATTACCATCGACGGCTACCATAAACGGTTCCGAAATGATTTCGGCCGAACCGTTCCGGGCATCTTCACCGACGAGCCCAACTTCTATCCGTGGGTCGGGGCTGACCTGACGGCCATGCCCTGGACCGCGGGAATGGCCGATCTTTTCAAGAGACGATTCGGTTACGACCTTCTGGATCAGCTCGATGCCTTGGCTTTTCGCCGCCCGGGGTTTCAGAAAGTCCGGCACGACTATCATCGTTTCCTTACCGAGAGGTTTGTGGAGTCCTTTGCCAAACCCTATGGTGAATTCTGCGACCGGCTTGGCCTGAAGCTCACCGGGCATTGGTTGTGGGAGGACTCACTGCGATCGCAGGTCATGCACATCGGGGCGGCCATGCCCCACTACGAGTACGAGCAGGTGCCGGGGATCGATCACCTTCGCCGCAATATCGAGGATCCGCTCACGCTCAAGCAAGTGGCCAGCGTTGCTCACCAGTTCGGACGGGACCAGGTGCTTTGCGAGATCTTCGGCGTTTCAGGCCAGGATTTCAGTTTCGAGGACGCCAAGTGGATTGGCGACTTCCATCTGGCACTGGGCGTCAACTACTTCTGCCCGCATCTGACTCTGTACAGCTTCACCGGCGACCGCAAGCGCGACTACCCGCCGACCTTCAGCTATCACCAACCCTACTGGGACCGCATGAGCCTCATCAACGACTACTTCACTCGCGCGGGCTGGGTCACGCGCCAAGGCGAGTTTCAGACTAAGATACTGGTGCTCCATCCGATCGCCAGCGCATGGGCCTTCGTATCGCGATTCGACGATTGCCCCGAGGTCGATTTCTACCACCAGGAGTTGATTTCGTTGCAGAGCGGACTGCTGGGCCGGCATCTGGATTATGACTACGGCGATGAAATGATTCTCGCCCGACATGGACGCGTCGAAGGACGTAACCTGCGAGTCGCATCGCACGGCGTCTACGAAGTCGTCCTCGTGCCGCCCTCGTTGACCTGGACTTCCGAAACCGTCACTCTTTTGGAGGAGTTGCTTGCCGCCGGGGGTCGCGTGGTTTTCGTCGGACAGTTGCCGACAGCGATCGACGGCGAGCCGCGGGGCGATCGCTGGGCCCCGCTGCACGGTCACCCGAATGCCCGCCGGGTGCCGAACGAAACCCAGGCTGTGGCCGAGGTTCTTGAGGAGATGGGGCTTCGGGAAATCAGCGTCACCGGCACGGACGGTCGTGAAATCGAGTCGATCCTCTGCCATCATCGGCGGTCAGGTGACAAGAACATCTACTTCATCTGCAACACGTCTCGCCAGACGGCATATGAGACGAGGATCACGGTGAATGCCGGCGGCTCTGCCCTGTGTTGCGACATGGTCTCGGGTGACATGCGGCCGATCCCCGCGCACGTCAGCGAAGGCCGGTTGATTCTCACCCATCGATTCGAGCCGGTCGGCAGCCTGGCAATCATGGTGGACCCCCAACAGTCCCTCGTCGGCCGCATGGCCGATCACCGGGAGACTGCCCGCGAAATCCTGCAAGGGGACTGGTCTTTTGCACGCACCCATCCCAACACGCTTGTGCTGGACACTTGCCGTTGGGCCATTAATGACGGGCCACTCAGCGAGCCCTCGCCGGTTTGGAAGGTCCGCCGTGCGGCTTTCGACGCCGCCGGGCTCCAGGAGTACCGGGGCATTCAGCCGTGGGTCCTGAGACAGAAGGGAATCGTTCCGGGCAAGACGGCGAAGGTCGAAATGCGGTTCGCGTTCAAGTCTGAAATCGATCAGCCGAACGCCTCCCTTGTGGTTGAGCTGGCCGAGGACTTCCACATCCGGCTCAACGGCCACGAGATCCCGGCGGACCGTTCACAGTGGCAGTGGGACAAGAAGTTCCGCAAGATACCCGTCGGCTCGCAGATTCATAAGGGGGCAAACGACCTGCTGCTGACCGCCGTTTACAGACCAGGCGTCGAGATTGAGGACATCTTTATCGTCGGTGATTTTGCCACCCGGCAGGTTGGCGAGAACAGCTACGTCATCGTACCCGAGCCCGACAGGCTGACGATCGGCGACTGGGGCCCGCAGGGTTACCATTTCTATTCTGGCAACATGGTTTACCGCCGGTCGATCCGATGTGCCCGCCGGCTTGGGCAACGGACGGTGTTGCGACTCAACCAGCCCGCCGGCACGCTCTTCGAGGTTCGCGTCAACAACCAGACGGCCGGTCTGCTCGGCTGGCAACCATGGGAGCTGGATATCACCGAGTTCCTCGGTAGCGAGAACAACGATCTCGAGATCATTGTGTACGGCAGTCTTCGGAACACCTTCGGGCCGCTGCACAACAGGCAGTATCTCGAAAAGGGCAACAACTGGTGGATCGGGCCGGAGGCGTTCGCCGACGAGGCCAACTGGACCGACAGGTATGTGTTCACTCCTTACGGGTTGCTCGGCGGCGCTGAGCTGATCACTTTCGAGTGA
- a CDS encoding alpha amylase C-terminal domain-containing protein: MAISLPTTEQDGTGLIKWDPWLRPYAEALRQRYARYRAGLDRLVSAFGSLDAASRGHEYFGLNKGTHEGRPGVWYREWAPGATGLFLTGDFNGWNRQSHPLTRDEFGVWSIFLPDDHYADHLTHGSRLKVHVHTPTDARDRIPAYIRRVTNEPHSADWAGQYWTPPEPYVWKHVPPQARSPRIYEAHVGMATEEERIGTYQEFTRNVLPRIAEAGYNAVQLMAIQEHPYYASFGYHVSNFFAPSSRFGTPEDLKELIDTAHGLGLLVVLDIVHSHSVKNVNEGLNRFDGTDHQYFHAGPRGEHPAWDSLLFDYGKTEVLRFLLSNVRYWLEEFRFDGLRFDGVTSMMYLHHGFRNFSSYDDYLIHDIDTDAVVYLQLANQVAHEVNPKAITIAEDVSGMVGLARPLDEGGIGFDYRLAMGIPDYWIKLLKEYRDEQWNMGEICHTLTNRRPAEKHIAYAESHDQALVGDKTIAFRLMDADMYWLMSKAVGSNLVIERGVALHKMIRLITFALGGEGYLNFMGNEFGHPEWIDFPREGNGFSYKYARRQWSLCDDPLLRYRDLAAFDRELQALDERCDLLAASNTEIIHTDEAAKLIAFRRGSLVFVFNFHPTDSHPNYRIGVPEPSDYKVVLNTDDFWFGGHGIVATGQIYPCQYQPAHGRNQSIQIYLPTRTAQVLATMPTG; the protein is encoded by the coding sequence ATGGCGATCTCTTTGCCGACAACAGAACAGGACGGGACCGGACTGATCAAATGGGATCCATGGCTCAGGCCCTACGCCGAGGCCCTGCGACAGAGATACGCGCGCTACCGGGCCGGTCTGGACCGGCTTGTATCCGCGTTCGGCTCTCTGGATGCCGCGAGCCGTGGGCACGAGTATTTCGGCCTGAACAAGGGCACCCACGAAGGCCGACCGGGCGTGTGGTACCGCGAATGGGCGCCCGGAGCAACGGGTTTGTTCCTCACCGGCGATTTCAACGGCTGGAACCGCCAATCACACCCCCTGACCAGGGACGAATTCGGCGTCTGGAGCATCTTCCTGCCGGACGATCACTACGCCGATCACCTCACACACGGCAGCAGGCTTAAGGTGCACGTGCACACCCCGACGGACGCCAGAGACCGCATCCCTGCCTACATCCGTCGCGTGACAAATGAGCCTCACTCCGCAGATTGGGCCGGGCAGTACTGGACTCCACCCGAACCCTATGTCTGGAAGCACGTGCCCCCGCAGGCTCGCAGCCCTCGCATCTACGAGGCTCATGTCGGTATGGCCACAGAGGAGGAGCGGATCGGCACCTATCAGGAATTCACACGGAACGTTCTGCCACGAATTGCGGAGGCCGGGTACAACGCCGTTCAACTGATGGCCATTCAGGAACATCCATATTATGCCTCGTTCGGCTACCACGTGAGCAATTTCTTCGCTCCTTCGTCGCGGTTCGGGACTCCGGAGGACCTCAAGGAACTGATTGACACGGCTCATGGGCTGGGACTGCTGGTCGTCCTTGACATCGTGCACAGCCATTCCGTCAAGAACGTCAACGAGGGGCTCAACCGATTCGACGGGACGGATCATCAGTACTTTCATGCCGGCCCAAGAGGTGAACACCCGGCATGGGATTCGCTGTTGTTCGATTACGGCAAGACGGAAGTTCTACGTTTTCTGCTCAGCAACGTGCGGTACTGGCTGGAGGAATTCCGGTTTGACGGCCTGCGATTCGACGGCGTGACCAGCATGATGTACCTGCACCATGGTTTCAGGAACTTCTCTTCATATGACGACTACCTGATCCACGACATCGACACCGACGCGGTCGTCTACCTGCAACTGGCCAACCAGGTCGCTCACGAGGTGAATCCAAAGGCTATCACGATCGCGGAGGACGTGTCGGGCATGGTCGGACTTGCCCGGCCCCTTGATGAAGGAGGCATCGGGTTCGACTACCGGCTGGCCATGGGGATCCCCGACTACTGGATCAAGCTTCTCAAAGAATACCGCGATGAACAGTGGAATATGGGGGAGATCTGCCATACCTTGACCAACCGCCGACCGGCCGAGAAGCACATCGCTTACGCGGAGAGCCATGACCAGGCGCTGGTCGGAGACAAGACCATCGCATTCCGGCTGATGGACGCCGACATGTATTGGCTGATGAGCAAGGCCGTCGGGTCGAACCTGGTCATCGAGCGCGGCGTGGCGTTACACAAGATGATTCGTTTGATCACATTCGCCCTCGGCGGCGAGGGGTATCTCAATTTCATGGGCAACGAGTTCGGGCATCCGGAGTGGATCGATTTCCCCCGAGAGGGCAACGGGTTTTCCTACAAGTACGCCCGGCGACAGTGGTCCCTGTGCGACGATCCGTTACTGCGGTATCGTGACTTGGCGGCGTTCGACCGCGAGCTTCAGGCTCTTGATGAGCGGTGTGACTTGCTCGCCGCTTCCAACACCGAGATTATTCACACCGACGAGGCCGCCAAGCTGATCGCCTTTCGGCGCGGTTCGTTGGTGTTCGTCTTCAATTTCCATCCGACCGACTCGCATCCCAACTATCGGATCGGGGTGCCCGAGCCAAGCGACTACAAAGTCGTCCTCAACACGGATGACTTCTGGTTCGGCGGCCACGGAATCGTTGCCACGGGCCAGATCTACCCCTGTCAGTACCAGCCGGCTCATGGTCGGAACCAAAGCATTCAGATCTACCTTCCGACCCGAACGGCACAGGTCCTCGCGACAATGCCAACCGGCTGA